The following is a genomic window from Bacillus sp. FJAT-52991.
CCAATCGGAATTTCCTTTAATTCTTCATCCATCGGCACACCGAGTCCATTGCCTCGCGGAAAACGCATAGCAATCGGGCCTTCGTTATACTGAAAAGCTGTGTAAACGAGATGCTGCCCCTCGTTCTCATCTTTCGGCATCATAAGCACCATATTAGGCAGGTGACGTAAAAAAGCAATATCAAATACTCCTTGATGTGTTTCACCATCAGCTCCAACAAGACCTGCTCGATCAATGCCGATAAATACATTTAAATTTGGTCGACAAATATCGTGAACGACTTGATCATAAGCTCGCTGTAAAAACGTTGAGTAAATCGCAAGAAATGGCTTCATCCCTTGAGTAGCTAGTCCAGCTGCTACTGTAGCGGCATGCTGCTCCGCAATTCCTACATCAAACATCCGATCAGGAAACTCTTCTGCAAATCCCAACAGCTTAGAACCAACTGGCATCGCCGGTGTAATAGCCACGACACGATCATCTGTACGGGCAATCTTTCGAGCTGTTTCACTAACAAGGAAACTCCAAGCGGGAGGCTGATTCATAGGCTTAATGATCGTGCCTGTCTCCATTTTATATGGACCAATGCCATGCCATGTTCCCTTCGTATCTAACTCCGCTGGTCGGTAGCCTTTTCCTTTCTTTGTGATCACATGAACAAGGACAGGCCCTTCCACTTTTTTCGCATATTGAAGCTGCTCTAATAAATCCTCAAAATTATGACCATCAATTGGGCCAAGATACGTAAAGCCCATCTCCTCAAAAAACATTCCTGTTACAAATAAATACTTTAAACTGTCTTTTAATCGTTCCGCTGTCTGAGCCATTTTCCCACCAACAGCTGGAATTTTTTTCAGCAAACTTTCGAGTTCATCTTTCACCCAGTTATACTTACCGGCCGTTCGCAAACGCCCCAACATTTGATGAAGCGCCCCAACATTTGGAGCAATAGACATCTCATTATCATTTAAAATAACAATCATATTCTTTTTTTCATGTCCGATATGATTGAGTGCTTCAAGAGCCATTCCTCCGGTTAGTGCTCCATCTCCAATGACTGGTATAATATGAGATTTCTCTTTCTTTAAATCTCTAGCAATGACCATTCCCATAGCTGCTGATAAAGACGTTGAGCTATGCCCAGTTTCCCATACGTCATGTTCACTTTCCGAACATTTAGGAAAACCGCACAATCCTTTATACTGACGAAGAGTATCAAATTGCCCTGCGCGTCCCGTTAATATTTTATGAACATATGACTGATGCCCAACATCCCATAAAATTTTATCGGTAGGACTGCGAAAGCAACGATGTAAAGCAATCGTTAACTCTACCACTCCAAGATTAGGTCCGATATGCCCTCCCGTTTTGGATAAATTTTCGATTAAAAATTGACGAATATCTGCACTTAAATCATTCAATTCATCTATCGACATATTTTTCAAAAAAGAGGGGTCTTTAATGGATAATAGATCCAATAGGATCACTCACTTTCATTACTGTGTCATTTGTCACTTTGTCTTTATTATAACGTGCTTGATTTTTTCTACAACTTTTTATTGTAGAAATTACAGTTATAAGTGACTTTGAAAAAATAGCCGCTAACACTATGGCGTGATAACGGCAAATTAATAAAAAATAGTACTAATATTATACCATACGTCTCAAATTACAACAATTTTAGTCATTTTTCATTGATCTCGATCGGCAATTAAATGGGCCAGTTTCTTCAAGAGTTCAGCATCCGTATTCGTTTTTTCTATCGCTTCAAGTGCTTGCGATAAATGCTCTTGAAGCTTTTCTTTCGCTCCTGAAAGCGTCAGTAAAGACGGGTACGTACTTTTATGCTTATTGACATCGCTTCCGACTCGCTTCCCAATTTTTTCTTCTAATCCTTCAACGTCTAATATATCGTCTTGAATTTGAAAAGCAAGTCCAATGTGCTTCGCATATGTCTGAAAGTGTTGTAATTGTGCTTCTGTTGCTCCTGACAAAAATGCTCCTGCCATCACACTAAACTCTAACAACTGTCCCGTTTTATGCTTATGGATATATTCAAGCTCTTCTAAAGTCAATTGCTTGTGTTCTCCCTCCATATCGGCCATTTGCCCTCCGACCATTCCAGCAGGACCAGCCGCTTGAGACAACCAATCAATCAACCATACTTTTTGTTCGTTAGAATATTCCTTTGATTGAGCGATGACTTTAAATGCATGTGTTAATAAGGCATCTCCCGCTAATATAGCCGTCGCCTCACCGAACACTTTATGGTTGGTCGGCTTACCGCGTCGTAAATCATCATCATCCATGCTCGGTAAATCATCATGAACCAAAGAATACGTATGGATCATTTCTAAAGCTGCCGCCGCTTCCATTCCCATTAACGGATTTTTCCGAAAAGCAGACATAGTCGCAAATAACAACATCGGACGAATTCTTTTTCCACCTGCCTGAAGGGAATAATCCATTGCTTGTATTAGTATGTCTGGGGCCGCTATTGTAGTAATGATTGTTTGTAATTTTGTTTCGAGTTCTGCTTTATATACATCAATAAATTGTGACAATTGGGTCGCCATATTATTCCCCCTCACTAACAACGAAATCCTGTTCTCCATCTTCTGTCATTAATTTTGCTAACTGATCTTCTGCATTCATCAGCTTTTCATGGCAAAAAGCGGATAACTCCATTCCTTTTTGATAATAGCTCAATGCTTCTTCTAACGGAACGTCACCTTCTTCCAACTTCGTCACAATCGACTCCAGCTGATCCATCGCCTCTTCAAAACTAAGTTGTTTATTCTCCACTTTTATCCTCCTCCATCGATTGAATTTGACAATACAAGCTACCATCGGACAACCGTACTCTTAACTTTTCTCCTACTTTGGCATCTCTCGTTGATTTCACTAATTGATTGTCAGTTGTATAAGTTAAACTATATCCTCTTTCCATCACTTTTAATGGACTTAATGCATGAAGTAACGATACTTTTCGTTTGAATTCGTCTTCTTTACGGCTAAATACGGCTTGCATCTGTCGAATTAAGGTCGTTTTTAGTCTTTCTACCTCGATAACAGACTCACGAATTTGTTTTCCAGGGTGACTTCTTTGTAAGCGATTTGTCAGCTCATTTATTTGAGTATGAGCCTGTTTTAAATAAAGAGTCTGTTCTCTGACCAATTTTTCTGTTAATCTGTCCAGTCGTTCAGCTTGTTGACGATACAGCGCCTCTGGATTACGCATAATATAAGAATGCTTGACCGTTTCATATCGTTTTCTTTCCCGTCGAACTTTTTCTGACATCGCTCGAATTAATCGGGTTTTTCTCATTGCTACTTTTTCAACGACTTCTTCGATATGCGGTACAGCCAGCTCGGCTCCACCTGTTGGTGTGGGTGCTCTCATGTCCGCAACAAAATCGGCGATCGTTACATCCGTTTCATGACCGACAGCTGAAATAATCGGTATTCGAGAAGCTCTAATCGCCAAAGCCACTTGTTCTTCGTTAAAGGCCCAAAGTTCCTCTATCGATCCACCACCACGTCCGACAATTAATACATCCGCATGGCCATCATCATTGGCTTTTTCAATCGCTGAAACAATCGAAGGGGCGGCATTCTCTCCTTGAACAAGTGCTGGATAGACAAGCATTTGGACGACTGGATAGCGCCTCTTGATCGTTGTTATAATGTCTCTCACAGCCGCTCCTGTTGGTGAAGTAATGATCCCAATCACTTTAGGATAGACAGGCAGAGGTCGTTTTTTGCTAATGTCAAATAGCCCTTCTTTTTCCAACCGTTTCTTTAACTGCTCAAAAGCAAGATAAAGATCGCCGATTCCGTCTGGTTGCATCGACTTCACATACATTTGGTATTGACCGCCTGCTTCGTAAACAGTGACATCTCCCTTAATTAACACTTGCATTCCGTTTTCTGGCCTAAATTTTAACGATCGATTGGCAGATGAAAACATAACCGCCAACATCCGAGCCTGATCATCTTTTAAAGTAAAGTACATATGCCCGCTAGAGTGCATTTTAAAGTTAGAAATTTCCCCTTTAACAAATACATTTGTCAAATGCGGATCGGCATCGAATTTTCGTTTTATGTATTTGGTTAACGCTTTAACCGTTAAATAGCGTTGAACATCCATCTTTCATTCCACCTTTTTTGGTCAAGCTAAAAAGCTGCCTCCCCATTATAACATGTTCGGGGGACAGCTTTTACATTTCAAACTGCTTATTTAGATGCCACCATCGCTGATTTTTGTTTCACAGATTGCACCGTATTAAACAATAACATCGTAATCGTCATTGGACCAACACCACCTGGAACTGGTGTAATGGCACCTGCCACTTCTTTTGCACTTTCGAAATCAACATCGCCACAAAGCTTACCATTTTCATCACGATTCATCCCAACGTCGATCACAATCGCTCCTGGCTTAAAATCTTCTGCTTTCAAGAATTTCGCTTTGCCCACAGCTGCGATCACAACATCTGCTTGCTTCGTAAAAGAAGAAAGGTCTTTTGTTCTAGAATGACAGACCGTTACTGTTGCGCTCTCTTGTAAAGAAAGCAAGGCAGCTGGTTTACCAACGATGTTACTGCGGCCAACAACGACTACATGTTTGCCTTCTAATGAAATATTTTCTTTTTCTAACATTTTGATGATGCCATAAGGAGTACAAGAATAGAACGCTTCTTTCCCAATGGACATCTTCCCTACGTTGACTGGATGAAAACCATCTACATCCTTTTCAGGAGAAATTGCATCAATCACTTTGTCCTCTGAAATATGAGAAGGTAATGGTAATTGAACAAGGATGCCATGAATATTTTCATCTTCGTTCAATTCCTGCACTTTTTCAAGCAGTTCTGCTTCTGTAAGGTCTGCCGGATAGCGATAGATTTCTGAATGAATTCCTACCTCTACACAGGCTTTATCTTTATTTCTTACATATGTTTGTGAAGCTTGATCTTCCCCAACTAAAATAACCGCTAAACCCGGTGTCATTCCTTTTTGCTTTAACGCTTCAATTTCTCCCTTTAATTCTTGACGAATATCTTTAGCAATTTGTTTACCATCGATGATTGTTGCTGTCATGATTGTTTCCCCCTTAGTTAGTCATTCATTCTTATATCGACTCTTTAATTCGTGATAATACACCATTTATAAATTTGCTTGAACGTTCATCGCTAAAATGCTTAGCTAGCTCTACCGCTTCATTGATCGCTACTTTATCGGGCACATCATCCGCGTACTTCATTTCATACACTGCTAATCGTAAAATGTTTCGGTCCACTTTTGCTAAGCGATCAAATGACCAATTCTCAAGATTATTCTTAACCACTTGGTCAATCTCTTCTAAATGAGAAATCGTACCCATCACACTGTTTTGTAAATATTCATCAACTGGCGCATCCTCTAATACATTTCTGATCGCCTCTTCAGGGATTGCTCCACTCATATCGATTTGATAAAGGGCCTGCAAGCTTTTCTCACGTGCTGTACGTCTTTTCATTCATTTTAACTCCTTTTGCTTTTTCATCATAAAATGATAATAGCATAAAATGAAAAGAATACACACGTTCTTCCGAAAAAGGACGTGTTTTATTTAAAATCTACCCACTACTAAATAAAGTGAAACTTCAATCAGTGGGGGTTTTCTCCATCCCCCACTGATTGTTAGTTGAACGGATCGGGCGTTTACGGGCTGTTGATCCCCCACCTACATGCCTGCGCTTCTTCTGCCATGTTGAGGTGGGGGTCTTACAGCCCCGTTAATGCGGGATAAAAAAAGCTGACCTATAAGAGAAGGCTTTATATGCCTTTCTCTTTTTGTTTAGGTCAGCCTTTCCTTTATGCTTCTGGTACGAAATCGCTTTCAGTATTTTTTGTTTCAAATTGAATACCAACAACGTGAATGTTCACTTCATCTACTGCCAGCGCAGTCATATTTAATAGCGCTTGGCGAATATTATCTTGAATTTTTTGTGCGACACCAGGAATGGATACGCCAAATGCGATGACACAATATACATCGACTTTAATGCCATCTTCCGTCAAATCTACGCGAACACC
Proteins encoded in this region:
- the dxs gene encoding 1-deoxy-D-xylulose-5-phosphate synthase, translated to MDLLSIKDPSFLKNMSIDELNDLSADIRQFLIENLSKTGGHIGPNLGVVELTIALHRCFRSPTDKILWDVGHQSYVHKILTGRAGQFDTLRQYKGLCGFPKCSESEHDVWETGHSSTSLSAAMGMVIARDLKKEKSHIIPVIGDGALTGGMALEALNHIGHEKKNMIVILNDNEMSIAPNVGALHQMLGRLRTAGKYNWVKDELESLLKKIPAVGGKMAQTAERLKDSLKYLFVTGMFFEEMGFTYLGPIDGHNFEDLLEQLQYAKKVEGPVLVHVITKKGKGYRPAELDTKGTWHGIGPYKMETGTIIKPMNQPPAWSFLVSETARKIARTDDRVVAITPAMPVGSKLLGFAEEFPDRMFDVGIAEQHAATVAAGLATQGMKPFLAIYSTFLQRAYDQVVHDICRPNLNVFIGIDRAGLVGADGETHQGVFDIAFLRHLPNMVLMMPKDENEGQHLVYTAFQYNEGPIAMRFPRGNGLGVPMDEELKEIPIGSWEVLKEGQDVAILTFGTTIPMAMKAAEQAEKQGISVKVVNARFIKPMDEEMLLNILNADMPILTIEEAVLEGGFGSAVLEFAHDHGHHHHVIDRMGIPDRFIEHGSVNLLLEEIELTEEAAVGKLHAMIPKKQKRA
- a CDS encoding polyprenyl synthetase family protein, with amino-acid sequence MATQLSQFIDVYKAELETKLQTIITTIAAPDILIQAMDYSLQAGGKRIRPMLLFATMSAFRKNPLMGMEAAAALEMIHTYSLVHDDLPSMDDDDLRRGKPTNHKVFGEATAILAGDALLTHAFKVIAQSKEYSNEQKVWLIDWLSQAAGPAGMVGGQMADMEGEHKQLTLEELEYIHKHKTGQLLEFSVMAGAFLSGATEAQLQHFQTYAKHIGLAFQIQDDILDVEGLEEKIGKRVGSDVNKHKSTYPSLLTLSGAKEKLQEHLSQALEAIEKTNTDAELLKKLAHLIADRDQ
- the xseB gene encoding exodeoxyribonuclease VII small subunit, which translates into the protein MVACIVKFNRWRRIKVENKQLSFEEAMDQLESIVTKLEEGDVPLEEALSYYQKGMELSAFCHEKLMNAEDQLAKLMTEDGEQDFVVSEGE
- the xseA gene encoding exodeoxyribonuclease VII large subunit, which encodes MDVQRYLTVKALTKYIKRKFDADPHLTNVFVKGEISNFKMHSSGHMYFTLKDDQARMLAVMFSSANRSLKFRPENGMQVLIKGDVTVYEAGGQYQMYVKSMQPDGIGDLYLAFEQLKKRLEKEGLFDISKKRPLPVYPKVIGIITSPTGAAVRDIITTIKRRYPVVQMLVYPALVQGENAAPSIVSAIEKANDDGHADVLIVGRGGGSIEELWAFNEEQVALAIRASRIPIISAVGHETDVTIADFVADMRAPTPTGGAELAVPHIEEVVEKVAMRKTRLIRAMSEKVRRERKRYETVKHSYIMRNPEALYRQQAERLDRLTEKLVREQTLYLKQAHTQINELTNRLQRSHPGKQIRESVIEVERLKTTLIRQMQAVFSRKEDEFKRKVSLLHALSPLKVMERGYSLTYTTDNQLVKSTRDAKVGEKLRVRLSDGSLYCQIQSMEEDKSGE
- the folD gene encoding bifunctional methylenetetrahydrofolate dehydrogenase/methenyltetrahydrofolate cyclohydrolase FolD; translated protein: MTATIIDGKQIAKDIRQELKGEIEALKQKGMTPGLAVILVGEDQASQTYVRNKDKACVEVGIHSEIYRYPADLTEAELLEKVQELNEDENIHGILVQLPLPSHISEDKVIDAISPEKDVDGFHPVNVGKMSIGKEAFYSCTPYGIIKMLEKENISLEGKHVVVVGRSNIVGKPAALLSLQESATVTVCHSRTKDLSSFTKQADVVIAAVGKAKFLKAEDFKPGAIVIDVGMNRDENGKLCGDVDFESAKEVAGAITPVPGGVGPMTITMLLFNTVQSVKQKSAMVASK
- the nusB gene encoding transcription antitermination factor NusB, with the translated sequence MKRRTAREKSLQALYQIDMSGAIPEEAIRNVLEDAPVDEYLQNSVMGTISHLEEIDQVVKNNLENWSFDRLAKVDRNILRLAVYEMKYADDVPDKVAINEAVELAKHFSDERSSKFINGVLSRIKESI
- a CDS encoding Asp23/Gls24 family envelope stress response protein, whose product is MAENSQVNQVLEMSNGDNGMGRIEIAPEVIEVIAGIAASEVDGVEKMRGSFASGVVERLGKKNHGKGVRVDLTEDGIKVDVYCVIAFGVSIPGVAQKIQDNIRQALLNMTALAVDEVNIHVVGIQFETKNTESDFVPEA